CCCAGCACCATCAGCACGAAAAGCGAGATGAAGAGGATCTCAGCCATTGGCGGCTCCCGGCATGTTTTCGGTCTGACCTTCCGGCTGGTGATAGTGACCCGCCATGATGAAAGGCCGCGCGATCAGCAACAGATGTACGATCAGCAACGTGAACCCAACGGGCATGGCGGCATAAACATAGCGGAACGACAGGCGCATCGCCGGGGTCATCTGATACTGCGCGCGCTGCATATAGTCCCAGCCGACTTTGACCATGAAGGCGAAAAAGAACAGCAAAATTAAAATGATGACCCCGCGCAGGATGCGCTGCATCCGGGTGTTCATCACGTCGTGCAGATTGGTGATGGCCACATGGCCGCCCTGACGCAGGGCAAGGCCAGCCCCCAGAAAGGCCATCCAGATCATCAAGTAACGGGCGGATTCATCGGACCACGACAGCGAATGATTGGTGCTGAACCGTAGGGCGACATTGGCCCCCACGACCAAGACCATCCCCGTCAGACAGGCGATCACCACTGCGGCGTTCACCTTAACGAATAGCTGTTCCAATCTGCGCATGGTTTCCCTCCCGTGCAAAACGGCCGGAAGCGCTGCTTCCGGCCGCCTTTTCTTTCAACGACGTGATTACTCAGTCGCGGCGATCTGGTCGATCAGCTCTTTACCGTAGGTCTCATAGTAGCCTTCATACGCGCTCTCGATCGAGGCGCGGAAGGTGGCTTTTTGCTCTTCGGTCAGCTCGTTGACTTCCATGCCACGCTCTTTCAGCGTCGCGACGCCGCTCTGCTCCAC
This genomic stretch from Sulfitobacter sp. DSM 110093 harbors:
- a CDS encoding TRAP transporter small permease, producing MRRLEQLFVKVNAAVVIACLTGMVLVVGANVALRFSTNHSLSWSDESARYLMIWMAFLGAGLALRQGGHVAITNLHDVMNTRMQRILRGVIILILLFFFAFMVKVGWDYMQRAQYQMTPAMRLSFRYVYAAMPVGFTLLIVHLLLIARPFIMAGHYHQPEGQTENMPGAANG